Proteins from one Oryza sativa Japonica Group chromosome 12, ASM3414082v1 genomic window:
- the LOC4351321 gene encoding chalcone isomerase-like protein 2 isoform X2, with protein MGTEMATVEVEGIPFPQEITVSKPLSLLAHGITDIEIHFLQIKYNAIGVYLEKDNVLGHLESWKGKKAEELVQDDGFFQALVSAPVEKLFRIVVIKEIKGSQYGVQLESSVRDRLVSVDKYEDEEEESLEKVTEFFQSKYFKPNSVLTFHFPNTPGIAEISFVTEGKGEAKLTVENKNVAEMIQKWYLGGESAVSPTTVKSLADQFAALLSA; from the exons A TGGGCACAGAGATGGCCaccgtggaggtggagggcatCCCATTTCCTCAGGAGATCACCGTCAGTAAGCCGTTATCACTGCTAGCCcatg GCATTACAGACATTGAGATTCATTTCCTTCAGATCAAATACAACGCCATCGGGGTGTATCTTGAAAAGGACAATGTACTAGGGCATTTGGAGAGTTGGAAGGGCAAGAAGGCAGAGGAGCTTGTGCAGGATGATGGCTTCTTTCAGGCCCTAGTTTCTG CTCCTGTGGAGAAACTATTCAGGATCGTGGTGATCAAGGAGATCAAAGGATCACAGTACGGCGTGCAGCTGGAGAGCTCAGTGCGCGACCGTCTCGTGTCAGTGGACAAGTacgaggatgaggaggaagagtcTCTGGAGAAGGTGACTGAATTCTTTCAGTCCAAGTATTTCAAGCCCAACTCCGTCCTCACCTTCCACTTTCCTAACACCCCTGGAATTGCAGAG ATATCATTTGTGACAGAAGGCAAGGGCGAGGCGAAGCTGACAGTGGAGAACAAGAATGTGGCCGAGATGATTCAGAAGTGGTACCTGGGTGGAGAATCTGCAGTTTCTCCGACGACTGTGAAGAGCCTGGCAGATCAATTCGCAGCACTGCTCTCTGCATGA
- the LOC4351322 gene encoding uncharacterized protein isoform X1 has product MASLRHGHLSPSGATAPPSSFAQLRRPSSCLAGPRPLRSRLTRVYALSSNDIRVGSNLEVDGAPWKVLEFLHVKPGKGAAFVRTKMRNYITGNTVDKTFRAGSTIPEASISKETKQFTYKDGAQFVFMDLTTFEESRLNESDVGDRQKWLKEGMDCNLLYWNGRIIDFDLPITVRLTVTDTDPGQGDSAQGGTKPATVETGAVVTVPSFVNVGDDILIDSRTGQYMNRA; this is encoded by the exons ATGGCTTCTCTCCGCCACGGCCACCTCTCTCCCTCCGGCGCCACTGCACCACCCTCCTCCTTCGCCCAACtccgccgcccttcctcctgcCTCGCCGGACCACGACCTCTCCGCTCTCGTCTCACCC GGGTGTACGCGCTTTCCAGCAACGATATCAGGGTGGGCTCCAACCTCGAGGTCGACGGAGCTCCCTGGAAGGTTCTTG AATTTCTCCATGTCAAGCCTGGAAAAGGTGCTGCTTTTGTAAGGACAAAAATGCGTAATTATATCACTGGCAACACAGTTGACAAAACCTTTCGAGCTGGAAGTACG ATCCCAGAGGCATCCATTTCAAAGGAAACTAAGCAATTTACCTACAAGGATGGAGCCCAGTTTGTGTTCATGGATCTG ACTACCTTTGAAGAAAGTCGCTTAAATGAGTCAGATGTTGGCGACAGGCAGAAATGGTTGAAAGAAGGAATGGACTGCAATTTGTTATACTGGAATGGACGG ATCATTGATTTTGATCTCCCCATCACCGTTAGGCTGACTGTAACTGATACTGACCCAGGGCAAGGTGACAGTGCACAAG GAGGAACAAAACCAGCAACCGTGGAAACAGGAGCTGTTGTCACAGTGCCCTCGTTTGTGAACGTAGGCGATGATATCCTGATTGATTCAAGAACTGGCCAGTATATGAACAGAGCATAG
- the LOC4351322 gene encoding uncharacterized protein isoform X2, with translation MASLRHGHLSPSGATAPPSSFAQLRRPSSCLAGPRPLRSRVYALSSNDIRVGSNLEVDGAPWKVLEFLHVKPGKGAAFVRTKMRNYITGNTVDKTFRAGSTIPEASISKETKQFTYKDGAQFVFMDLTTFEESRLNESDVGDRQKWLKEGMDCNLLYWNGRIIDFDLPITVRLTVTDTDPGQGDSAQGGTKPATVETGAVVTVPSFVNVGDDILIDSRTGQYMNRA, from the exons ATGGCTTCTCTCCGCCACGGCCACCTCTCTCCCTCCGGCGCCACTGCACCACCCTCCTCCTTCGCCCAACtccgccgcccttcctcctgcCTCGCCGGACCACGACCTCTCCGCTCTC GGGTGTACGCGCTTTCCAGCAACGATATCAGGGTGGGCTCCAACCTCGAGGTCGACGGAGCTCCCTGGAAGGTTCTTG AATTTCTCCATGTCAAGCCTGGAAAAGGTGCTGCTTTTGTAAGGACAAAAATGCGTAATTATATCACTGGCAACACAGTTGACAAAACCTTTCGAGCTGGAAGTACG ATCCCAGAGGCATCCATTTCAAAGGAAACTAAGCAATTTACCTACAAGGATGGAGCCCAGTTTGTGTTCATGGATCTG ACTACCTTTGAAGAAAGTCGCTTAAATGAGTCAGATGTTGGCGACAGGCAGAAATGGTTGAAAGAAGGAATGGACTGCAATTTGTTATACTGGAATGGACGG ATCATTGATTTTGATCTCCCCATCACCGTTAGGCTGACTGTAACTGATACTGACCCAGGGCAAGGTGACAGTGCACAAG GAGGAACAAAACCAGCAACCGTGGAAACAGGAGCTGTTGTCACAGTGCCCTCGTTTGTGAACGTAGGCGATGATATCCTGATTGATTCAAGAACTGGCCAGTATATGAACAGAGCATAG
- the LOC4351320 gene encoding probable non-specific lipid-transfer protein 3: protein MAALNGKVVVAVMVVAMVVAAPGASAAITCGQVGSAIAPCISYVTGRSGLTQGCCNGVKGLNNAARTTADRQAACRCLKSLAGSIKSLNLGTVAGVPGKCGVNVGFPISLSTDCNKVS from the exons gtgatggtggtggcgatggtggtggcggcgccgggagcGTCGGCGGCGATCACGTGCGGTCAGGTGGGATCGGCGATCGCGCCGTGCATCTCGTACGTGACGGGGAGGAGCGGGCTGACGCAGGGATGCTGCAACGGCGTCAAGGGGCTGAACAACGCCGCCCGCACCACCGCCGACCGCCAGGCGGCCTGCCGCTGCCTCAAGAGCCTCGCCGGCAGCATCAAGTCGCTCAACCTCGgcaccgtcgccggcgtccccgGCAAATGCGGCGTCAACGTTGGCTTCCCCATCAGCCTCTCCACCGACTGCAACAA GGTCAGTTAA
- the LOC107278369 gene encoding RING-H2 finger protein ATL74 yields MRRLVDVVEAPALVLTPAWAATASMQQAGGSSGALDANMVIVLAALLCVVICSLGLSSLIRCALHCARGLSPSPAMATPAAATTTGGLKKKELRRITVEVYGAKQAGVPDAECAICLGDFADGDKVRVLPRCHHGFHVGCIDTWLAAHTSCPTCRDSILSVHAGVTGGQT; encoded by the coding sequence ATGCGGCGGCTGGTTGACGTCGTGGAGGCGCCGGCGCTGGTGCTGACGCCGGCATGGGCGGCCACGGCCTCCATGCAGCAGGCCGGCGGGAGCTCCGGCGCCTTGGACGCCAACATGGTCATCGTCCTCGCCGCGCTGCTCTGCGTCGTCATCTGCTCCCTCGGCCTCAGCTCCCTCATCCGCTGCGCGCTCCACTGCGCCCGCGGCCTCTCACCCTCACCCGCCATGGCGACGCCGGCAGCTGCCACCACCACGGGCGGGCTGAAGAAGAAGGAGCTGAGGAGGATTACGGTGGAGGTGTACGGCGCCAAGCAGGCCGGCGTCCCCGACGCCGAGTGCGCCATCTGCCTGGGCGACTTCGCCGACGGCGACAAGGTGCGCGTGCTCCCCAGGTGCCACCACGGCTTCCACGTCGGCTGCATCGACACGTGGCTCGCCGCGCACACGTCCTGCCCTACTTGCCGGGACTCCATTCTCTCCGTCCATGCCGGAGTCACCGGCGGCCAAACATAG
- the LOC4351321 gene encoding chalcone isomerase-like protein 2 isoform X1 has protein sequence MLSFTNKTHCPTPHALSIFLLSSLFLSSTITASQGAKAVSVSAPLLINLPLQKNSVGTEMATVEVEGIPFPQEITVSKPLSLLAHGITDIEIHFLQIKYNAIGVYLEKDNVLGHLESWKGKKAEELVQDDGFFQALVSAPVEKLFRIVVIKEIKGSQYGVQLESSVRDRLVSVDKYEDEEEESLEKVTEFFQSKYFKPNSVLTFHFPNTPGIAEISFVTEGKGEAKLTVENKNVAEMIQKWYLGGESAVSPTTVKSLADQFAALLSA, from the exons ATGTTGTCCTTCACCAATAAAACACATTGCCCTACTCCTCACGCTCTTTcgatcttcctcctctcctctctattTCTCTCATCAACAATTACCGCATCACAAGGAGCAAAAGCAGTTTCAGTTTCGGCTCCATTGCTTATTAATTTACCTCTACAGAAGAA TTCAGTGGGCACAGAGATGGCCaccgtggaggtggagggcatCCCATTTCCTCAGGAGATCACCGTCAGTAAGCCGTTATCACTGCTAGCCcatg GCATTACAGACATTGAGATTCATTTCCTTCAGATCAAATACAACGCCATCGGGGTGTATCTTGAAAAGGACAATGTACTAGGGCATTTGGAGAGTTGGAAGGGCAAGAAGGCAGAGGAGCTTGTGCAGGATGATGGCTTCTTTCAGGCCCTAGTTTCTG CTCCTGTGGAGAAACTATTCAGGATCGTGGTGATCAAGGAGATCAAAGGATCACAGTACGGCGTGCAGCTGGAGAGCTCAGTGCGCGACCGTCTCGTGTCAGTGGACAAGTacgaggatgaggaggaagagtcTCTGGAGAAGGTGACTGAATTCTTTCAGTCCAAGTATTTCAAGCCCAACTCCGTCCTCACCTTCCACTTTCCTAACACCCCTGGAATTGCAGAG ATATCATTTGTGACAGAAGGCAAGGGCGAGGCGAAGCTGACAGTGGAGAACAAGAATGTGGCCGAGATGATTCAGAAGTGGTACCTGGGTGGAGAATCTGCAGTTTCTCCGACGACTGTGAAGAGCCTGGCAGATCAATTCGCAGCACTGCTCTCTGCATGA
- the LOC107279783 gene encoding probable WRKY transcription factor 14 isoform X1, protein MAVTESVCLSDEQQAVAVREVAQVYELIKTQQPLLLVHQQPQQLAHGLLNHAMRALNVALSVMNQPHASSSSSAAAAAGGHHFPVMTMIKAESTPANSPAADVSDNHVAGKARRSSPAKRRRINCEDKSSWVYHTVVPHEDGYQWRKYGEKKIQGTHFTRSYFRCTYRDDRGCQATKQIQQEDKNDPPMFQVTYSNEHTCTTTRLINNTNNNPAALHSLTANPNGHPDDDSDDTILTKMIKQEQQAAWLPSPPPDLTTISNNFDETPGLHVSQEVPPCSSNSSAISHYADEFDHHQMGQQLETTVMEEALGLGADLDDPYFYDPNLLLIYENLMNCY, encoded by the exons atgGCAGTTACTGAATCAGTTTGTTTGAGTGATGAACAACAAGCAGTGGCAGTGAGGGAGGTGGCGCAGGTGTACGAGCTGATCAAGACGCAGCAGCCTCTCCTCCTTGTACaccagcagccgcagcagctgGCGCATGGCCTCCTCAACCACGCCATGCGAGCCCTCAACGTCGCCCTCTCCGTCATGAACCAACCacatgcttcttcttcttcttctgctgctgctgctgctggtggtcaTCATTTTCCGGTGATGACAATGATCAAAGCAGAGTCTACTCCGGCGAACAGCCCTGCTGCAGATGTTTCAGACAACCACGTCGCTGGAAAGGCAAGAAGATCATCACCCGCCAAAAGAAGAAG GATTAACTGTGAGGACAAGTCATCGTGGGTTTACCACACAGTCGTCCCTCATGAAGATGGCTACCAATGGAGGAAATATGGAGAGAAGAAGATCCAGGGCACTCACTTCACAAG GAGCTACTTCAGGTGTACGTACAGAGATGACAGGGGTTGCCAGGCCACCAAGCAAATCCAACAAGAGGATAAGAACGACCCACCCATGTTCCAAGTGACATACAGCAACGAACACACCTGCACCACCACTAGGCTTATTAACAACACCAATAATAATCCTGCAGCCTTGCACAGCTTGACGGCTAATCCAAATGGTCACCCTGACGATGATTCAGATGATACAATCCTCACCAAGATGATCAAGCAAGAACAACAAGCTGCTTGgctgccttctcctcctcctgatCTAACAACCATTTCTAACAATTTTGATGAAACGCCAGGATTACATGTGAGCCAAGAGGTGCCTCCTTGTTCATCCAATTCCTCTGCAATATCTCACTACGCTGATGAATTCGATCATCATCAGATGGGGCAGCAGCTGGAGACAACGGTGATGGAGGAAGCATTAGGGCTAGGAGCAGATCTGGATGATCCTTATTTCTACGATCCAAACCTTCTCCTCATCTATGAGAACCTCATGAACTGCTACTAG
- the LOC107279783 gene encoding probable WRKY transcription factor 70 isoform X2, producing MAVTESVCLSDEQQAVAVREVAQVYELIKTQQPLLLVHQQPQQLAHGLLNHAMRALNVALSVMNQPHASSSSSAAAAAGGHHFPVMTMIKAESTPANSPAADVSDNHVAGKARRSSPAKRRRINCEDKSSWVYHTVVPHEDGYQWRKYGEKKIQGTHFTRSYFRCTYRDDRGCQATKQIQQEDKNDPPMFQVTYSNEHTCTTTRLINNTNNNPAALHSLTANPNGHPDDDSDDTILTKMIKQEQQAAWLPSPPPDLTTISNNFDETPGLHMGQQLETTVMEEALGLGADLDDPYFYDPNLLLIYENLMNCY from the exons atgGCAGTTACTGAATCAGTTTGTTTGAGTGATGAACAACAAGCAGTGGCAGTGAGGGAGGTGGCGCAGGTGTACGAGCTGATCAAGACGCAGCAGCCTCTCCTCCTTGTACaccagcagccgcagcagctgGCGCATGGCCTCCTCAACCACGCCATGCGAGCCCTCAACGTCGCCCTCTCCGTCATGAACCAACCacatgcttcttcttcttcttctgctgctgctgctgctggtggtcaTCATTTTCCGGTGATGACAATGATCAAAGCAGAGTCTACTCCGGCGAACAGCCCTGCTGCAGATGTTTCAGACAACCACGTCGCTGGAAAGGCAAGAAGATCATCACCCGCCAAAAGAAGAAG GATTAACTGTGAGGACAAGTCATCGTGGGTTTACCACACAGTCGTCCCTCATGAAGATGGCTACCAATGGAGGAAATATGGAGAGAAGAAGATCCAGGGCACTCACTTCACAAG GAGCTACTTCAGGTGTACGTACAGAGATGACAGGGGTTGCCAGGCCACCAAGCAAATCCAACAAGAGGATAAGAACGACCCACCCATGTTCCAAGTGACATACAGCAACGAACACACCTGCACCACCACTAGGCTTATTAACAACACCAATAATAATCCTGCAGCCTTGCACAGCTTGACGGCTAATCCAAATGGTCACCCTGACGATGATTCAGATGATACAATCCTCACCAAGATGATCAAGCAAGAACAACAAGCTGCTTGgctgccttctcctcctcctgatCTAACAACCATTTCTAACAATTTTGATGAAACGCCAGGATTACAT ATGGGGCAGCAGCTGGAGACAACGGTGATGGAGGAAGCATTAGGGCTAGGAGCAGATCTGGATGATCCTTATTTCTACGATCCAAACCTTCTCCTCATCTATGAGAACCTCATGAACTGCTACTAG
- the LOC4351323 gene encoding vacuolar-sorting receptor 1 isoform X2: MGLRSPNSMLWLVLLVWAALLCGSCHGRFVVEKNSLKVTSPSDMKGTYECAIGNFGVPQYGGTMVGVVAYPKANKKACKSFDDFDISYKAKPGSLPTFLLVDRGDCFFTKKAWNAQNAGAAAILVADDKTEPLITMDTPEESGNTDYLENITIPSALITKSFGDKLKKAIDNGDMVNVNLDWRESLPHPDERVEYEFWTNSNDECGPKCDSQIDFVKSFKGAAQVLEKKGYTQFTPHYITWYCPDSFILSKQCKSQCINHGRYCAPDPEQDFSKGYDGKDVVVQNLRQVCVYKVAKEHGKPWLWWDYVTDFAIRCPMKEKKYTKECADGVIKSLGLDHKAIDKCIADPDADKENPVLKAEQDAQIGKGSRGDVTILPTLVINNRQYRGKLDKGAVLKAICAGFRETTEPAVCLSEDIQTNECLENNGGCWQDKAANISACKDTFRGRVCECPVVKGVKFVGDGYTHCEASGSGHCEINNGGCWKDSRHGRTYSACTNDGCKCPDGFKGDGVHKCEDIDECKERTACQCKECKCKNTWGSYECGCSGGLLYMKEHDTCISKNAATEVGWNFLWVIFFGLVVAGIAGYAVYKYRIRRYMDSEIRAIMAQYMPLDNQGDVPNHSHHIEL, encoded by the exons ATGGGGCTCCGATCCCCCAACTCGATGCTGTGGCTAGTACTACTGGTGTGGGCGGCGCTGCTGTGCGGTAGCTGCCATGGGAGGTTCGTGGTGGAGAAGAACAGCCTCAAGGTGACGTCGCCCAGCGACATGAAGGGCACCTACGAGTGCGCCATTGGCAACTTCGGCGTGCCCCAGTACGGCGGCACCATGGTCGGCGTCGTCGCCTACCCCAAGGCCAACAAGAAGGCCTGCAAGAGCTTCGACGATTTTGACATCTCCTACAAGGCCAAACCGGGCTCACTCcccaccttcctcctcgtcgataGGGGAG ATTGCTTTTTCACAAAGAAGGCATGGAATGCACAAAACGCAGGAGCAGCAGCCATCCTTGTTGCTGATGACAAGACTGAACCCCTGATTACAATGGACACGCCTGAAGAGAGTGGAAATACAGACTATTTAGAGAATATCACCATTCCTTCTGCGCTGATAACCAAGAGCTTTGGGGACAAGCTCAAGAAAGCAATTGATAATGGTGACATGGTTAATGTGAATTTGGATTGGAGGGAGTCCCTGCCTCACCCTGATGAGCGTGTTGAGTACGAATTTTGGACTAACAGTAATGATGAGTGTGGCCCTAAATGTGATAGCCAGATTGATTTTGTCAAGAGCTTCAAAGGAGCAGCACAGGTACTTGAGAAGAAGGGATACACACAGTTCACTCCTCATTACATTACCTGGTATTGCCCAGATTCCTTCATTCTAAGCAAGCAGTGCAAGTCCCAGTGTATCAACCATGGGAGATATTGTGCACCTGACCCGGAACAGGATTTCAGCAAAGGGTATGATGGGAAAGATGTGGTAGTCCAGAATTTACGTCAAGTCTGTGTTTATAAAGTTGCTAAGGAGCATGGAAAACCTTGGCTGTGGTGGGACTACGTGACAGATTTTGCAATCCGGTGCCCAATGAAGGAAAAGAAGTACACCAAGGAATGCGCTGATGGAgttatcaagtcacttg GTCTTGATCACAAAGCCATAGATAAGTGCATTGCTGATCCAGATGCTGATAAAGAAAATCCTGTGCTGAAAGCTGAACAGGATGCACAG ATTGGCAAGGGCTCTCGTGGTGATGTTACCATCTTACCGACTCTTGTAATCAACAATAGACAATACAGAG GGAAACTTGATAAAGGAGCGGTTCTTAAGGCAATTTGTGCTGGTTTTCGAGAAACCACTGAACCAGCTGTTTGCTTGAGTGAAG ATATACAAACAAATGAGTGCTTGGAGAACAATGGTGGCTGTTGGCAAGACAAGGCTGCTAACATCTCTGCATGCAAG GACACTTTTCGTGGAAGAGTTTGTGAATGTCCAGTTGTGAAAGGTGTTAAATTTGTTGGTGATGGCTACACTCACTGTGAAG CTTCGGGATCTGGCCATTGTGAAATTAACAATGGAGGGTGCTGGAAGGATTCCAGGCATGGCCGGACATATTCTGCCTGCACG AATGATGGTTGTAAATGTCCGGATGGGTTCAAAGGTGATGGAGTCCACAAATGCGAAG ATATTGATGAATGCAAGGAAAGGACTGCATGCCAGTGCAAGGAATGTAAATGCAAGAACACATGGGGAAGCTATGAGTGCGGTTGCAGTGGCGGCTTGCTTTATATGAAGGAGCATGATACATGCATAA GCAAAAATGCAGCAACAGAGGTAGGATGGAACTTCTTGTGGGTGATCTTCTTTGGCCTAGTGGTAGCCGGCATTGCAGGATACGCAGTATACAAGTACAGGATCCGG AGGTACATGGATTCAGAGATCCGCGCCATCATGGCCCAGTACATGCCCCTGGACAACCAAGGAGATGTTCCCAATCATTCTCACCATATCGAGCTATGA
- the LOC4351323 gene encoding vacuolar-sorting receptor 1 isoform X1, giving the protein MGLRSPNSMLWLVLLVWAALLCGSCHGRFVVEKNSLKVTSPSDMKGTYECAIGNFGVPQYGGTMVGVVAYPKANKKACKSFDDFDISYKAKPGSLPTFLLVDRGDCFFTKKAWNAQNAGAAAILVADDKTEPLITMDTPEESGNTDYLENITIPSALITKSFGDKLKKAIDNGDMVNVNLDWRESLPHPDERVEYEFWTNSNDECGPKCDSQIDFVKSFKGAAQVLEKKGYTQFTPHYITWYCPDSFILSKQCKSQCINHGRYCAPDPEQDFSKGYDGKDVVVQNLRQVCVYKVAKEHGKPWLWWDYVTDFAIRCPMKEKKYTKECADGVIKSLGLDHKAIDKCIADPDADKENPVLKAEQDAQIGKGSRGDVTILPTLVINNRQYRGKLDKGAVLKAICAGFRETTEPAVCLSEDIQTNECLENNGGCWQDKAANISACKDTFRGRVCECPVVKGVKFVGDGYTHCEASGSGHCEINNGGCWKDSRHGRTYSACTVSHQLGYLLSACVVTIQKHIYAVFNVQNDGCKCPDGFKGDGVHKCEDIDECKERTACQCKECKCKNTWGSYECGCSGGLLYMKEHDTCISKNAATEVGWNFLWVIFFGLVVAGIAGYAVYKYRIRRYMDSEIRAIMAQYMPLDNQGDVPNHSHHIEL; this is encoded by the exons ATGGGGCTCCGATCCCCCAACTCGATGCTGTGGCTAGTACTACTGGTGTGGGCGGCGCTGCTGTGCGGTAGCTGCCATGGGAGGTTCGTGGTGGAGAAGAACAGCCTCAAGGTGACGTCGCCCAGCGACATGAAGGGCACCTACGAGTGCGCCATTGGCAACTTCGGCGTGCCCCAGTACGGCGGCACCATGGTCGGCGTCGTCGCCTACCCCAAGGCCAACAAGAAGGCCTGCAAGAGCTTCGACGATTTTGACATCTCCTACAAGGCCAAACCGGGCTCACTCcccaccttcctcctcgtcgataGGGGAG ATTGCTTTTTCACAAAGAAGGCATGGAATGCACAAAACGCAGGAGCAGCAGCCATCCTTGTTGCTGATGACAAGACTGAACCCCTGATTACAATGGACACGCCTGAAGAGAGTGGAAATACAGACTATTTAGAGAATATCACCATTCCTTCTGCGCTGATAACCAAGAGCTTTGGGGACAAGCTCAAGAAAGCAATTGATAATGGTGACATGGTTAATGTGAATTTGGATTGGAGGGAGTCCCTGCCTCACCCTGATGAGCGTGTTGAGTACGAATTTTGGACTAACAGTAATGATGAGTGTGGCCCTAAATGTGATAGCCAGATTGATTTTGTCAAGAGCTTCAAAGGAGCAGCACAGGTACTTGAGAAGAAGGGATACACACAGTTCACTCCTCATTACATTACCTGGTATTGCCCAGATTCCTTCATTCTAAGCAAGCAGTGCAAGTCCCAGTGTATCAACCATGGGAGATATTGTGCACCTGACCCGGAACAGGATTTCAGCAAAGGGTATGATGGGAAAGATGTGGTAGTCCAGAATTTACGTCAAGTCTGTGTTTATAAAGTTGCTAAGGAGCATGGAAAACCTTGGCTGTGGTGGGACTACGTGACAGATTTTGCAATCCGGTGCCCAATGAAGGAAAAGAAGTACACCAAGGAATGCGCTGATGGAgttatcaagtcacttg GTCTTGATCACAAAGCCATAGATAAGTGCATTGCTGATCCAGATGCTGATAAAGAAAATCCTGTGCTGAAAGCTGAACAGGATGCACAG ATTGGCAAGGGCTCTCGTGGTGATGTTACCATCTTACCGACTCTTGTAATCAACAATAGACAATACAGAG GGAAACTTGATAAAGGAGCGGTTCTTAAGGCAATTTGTGCTGGTTTTCGAGAAACCACTGAACCAGCTGTTTGCTTGAGTGAAG ATATACAAACAAATGAGTGCTTGGAGAACAATGGTGGCTGTTGGCAAGACAAGGCTGCTAACATCTCTGCATGCAAG GACACTTTTCGTGGAAGAGTTTGTGAATGTCCAGTTGTGAAAGGTGTTAAATTTGTTGGTGATGGCTACACTCACTGTGAAG CTTCGGGATCTGGCCATTGTGAAATTAACAATGGAGGGTGCTGGAAGGATTCCAGGCATGGCCGGACATATTCTGCCTGCACGGTAAGCCATCAGTTGGGGTATTTGTTGTCTGCATGTGTAGTTACAATTCAAAAGCATATTTATGCTGTTTTTAATGTACAGAATGATGGTTGTAAATGTCCGGATGGGTTCAAAGGTGATGGAGTCCACAAATGCGAAG ATATTGATGAATGCAAGGAAAGGACTGCATGCCAGTGCAAGGAATGTAAATGCAAGAACACATGGGGAAGCTATGAGTGCGGTTGCAGTGGCGGCTTGCTTTATATGAAGGAGCATGATACATGCATAA GCAAAAATGCAGCAACAGAGGTAGGATGGAACTTCTTGTGGGTGATCTTCTTTGGCCTAGTGGTAGCCGGCATTGCAGGATACGCAGTATACAAGTACAGGATCCGG AGGTACATGGATTCAGAGATCCGCGCCATCATGGCCCAGTACATGCCCCTGGACAACCAAGGAGATGTTCCCAATCATTCTCACCATATCGAGCTATGA